GGTAAATGTGAAAACGTCCCCGCTGCTGGCTCCGGCGAACCTCGCTGGGGGGATGCATTCAAACCCAACGCGAATCGTTCCTGGAGCCAGATCGGCGTAGCCGTTGATGACGATGTTTCCGAAGAACGATGGAAAGTAAGCTCCGGAAAATTCCCGGCCAGGATCTGCGATCGTCGCGTTCCCGTCGAATGTCGGCGGAATTCCGCTCGTCAGGGAGCCATGAACAGTCGAGCCCACTACGAGCCCAGCCTCCAACCGCGAGGTCTGTCCGAGAACGACGATTGTCATTACTACCGCAGTCAAAATCGATCGACTCAAAATCCACCTCCGTCCATCGAGTGAGTGCGTCGTCAGAATCACCCTAGGACAACTTGAGTCGAGATTGCGGTATTTTGTTTTATTGTCCGGCTCGCTTCCAAATAGTATTTCACATATTACTGAACATAGTGTCAAAACGGTGTGTCACGTCGATATGTTTCCAAGAGAATCCAGACCGTAAGGCGACGTCTGTCGCTTTGAAAGCCGGGTCGGCAACGACGGATCGGCGAGCGAAACCGCCAGGAATACGGCGAAGATGGTGACGAACACGGCCAGGTCGGCCGACTCGCTGGCAGACATCAGAAGGGAATCAGCGACCTGGCGAAAGCGATGGGCGATGTCTTCTTCAGCCTGTGAGGTCTATCACCTCGCCACTCATCGGCACGGGGGTTTCACCCCTCATCCTCGGGCCGACCATCGGCCGGGTCTGTCGACGTCAACAGGCTCGGCCGTTTCATTCACCGCCCGTGACGGCTCGAAAGAATGCAGATCATTGCAGCCTGCGCCCTTCTCTTGACCAACAGCGTTCGATCGAGGCAGCAGCCCTCCTAACCGATCGACCGATGTGAATTCGTCTCAAGCTTCTGCTGAGAGATTTCCCCGACATAATAATGATCGCACAAATAATTCAACAGGCGCTTAAGATCCTTCTTCTTTGTAGGCATCTTGAGGCGATGCGCCCCTCCTTTATTTGAATATGATATGTCGATATCACTGAAATACTGCTTAATACCTGCGCAAACCGCCTTGGGAGACGCCGAGTCGAGTACATTCCTTGTTTTTATGTACGTGAATCTTTTTCGCATTGACATGTCGCACAATTTAGTAATAACACTTTCATCCTCAACAATCAAAGTATCATGAGCCAGGACTGCCTTCACCTCTTCGTCGGTTGCCTCGACGAAGTATTCCTTCAGATCGATGATGGGGTTGACCGCAGCAAAGGTCCGGAAGGTCAAGGTCCCGGACTCATATACAGCCACAAGACTGGTGTCGAGCGAAAGTCCTGGATCCTCCAGCCTTTTGAAGACGCCTGAACTGAACGAGAGAACTGAGCCCGGCCGAAACACACGGGCACGGTTTGATCGCTGAAAGAGAATTCGAGTCGAATCACCCGATCGCCCAACGCCAAAAACCCCCTTTATCGCAACATAGTCTGTGCTCGACAGTTTCAGATCCAAAAGCTCGTTCGGCCGTTCAACCGCCTGTTTGACCGAATCAGGAAGCACAAACGCATTTATTTCGAAAATATGATCTGTATCAGGTTTAAAGCGGGGATCGAAGCTGATTCGATCGGGGTTTCCAGCCAAAAACTCTTGAGCCTGCTGCTCAAAAGTCGACGTGAGTTCTGCCCGCAGACCGGCGTCGGCGTTGATGACTTGGGCCGTCAACTTACGCTTCTGCTCCACGAGGGCGAAAAAGCTGGTCACCCGGGTTGCGTCAGACATGTCTCTGGTTCTTCCACTTCTAGGTAGACGTACTCAGCCATCCTTGCAATCCACAGATCGTTGACCTGTTCCCGAAATACGCTCTTGGACACGAGCAGATCTTTCATTCCACCTTCAGTCTCAATCTCGTAGAAGTGGTACCCAAACAGAGCAAGCATCGGATTAAATGTAAACATATTTGTATGATACACGGAAATAAATATCACTCCAAACACATAGATTATAATAATCAGACTAGGTTCTGTACTGAATGTCGGCTTACTAATAAACGGAATCATATATGTAACGAGGAAGACCAAGACTTCCTTGTCTGAATTTTTAAGCCCCTTAGTTTTAACCTTGATTGGAGCCGACCCATCCCTTGCTATCCAAGGCATGAGTGCGGCAATCACCGTCAGGCCAGCCCCCATGACAAACCAGCGGCAGGTCTCACTGGTACCTCGACCCTCGGCGATAGCGGCTACTCCGTAACCGAATGCCACAGGTGCCAGCGAGCTTGTAACTAGCACGGCTTTCCCAATTGGGTTGAGCATGATAGCTCCTGAGAATTAGTGACCTACCGCTACAATGAATCCTCCTGACCAGTATACGCAAGTCCACTAGACCCAGCGATCCTTCTTGGCGACCTCCAGCTACCGCCCCCCAGCCGCTTTCAAACCATACCAGGCAGTCATACGTGCATTCAAGAAGATCGCAAATGAATGATTGCCATCTCTTTGAAAGGGCCCCCTTCACCAGGCCTTCGTTTGGATCTTGGAAGTTGGCCCTTCGTACCCGGTAGACTACCGGATCCCCCTCATTACGACCCGGTAGTGATGCTAAACGAGACCATCCGAGGCGAATTGACTGGAACTGCGGATCGGCTACAATACGGCTTCCCCAAAGGGTTTACCGTCTTTCTGGAGATCGGAATCTGGCCTGGACGAGCCGATTCCCAAGCTGGACGTCAGGGGTTCGAATCCCCTCGCCCGCTCTGAACGTAAGTCCTTGTCGGATAAGGGTCGAAGCTCACACCGCTTACCCGCCGGACGTCCGGCGGAGCGACCTCCAGCACTGGTCCCCAAACCAGTAACAAACCTGTAGTCCTTACAGGTTTGGTGGAGCGTCCCGCTATGCCTCGACTCGCGGTAAAATTCCCCAAATACTGCCGACACTCGACCGGCTCGGCCTGCGTCTACGTTAGCGGCAAGGTCGTCTACCTCGGCGAACACGGCTCGGCGGAGTCCAAGGCCCGCTACCGCGAGTTCATCGCGAAGCTCGCTCGGGAGCGTGAAGCCGAGGCCGCCGCCCCGCCGACACCGGCCGGGACAACGTACGCTCCGCCGGCCCTGACCCTCGCTGAGGGGCTCGTCCATTACAAACGGCACTGCGAGGGCTATTACAACTCCCGCGAGCTGCACAACCTCCGGGAGGCCCTGAAGCCGCTCCGCGAGTGGTTCGGGACGGCCCCCCTCATCGACTTCGGCCCGATGCAGCTGCGGAAGGTCCGCGACAGCTGGATCAAGAAGGGGCTGTCACGGCACACGATCAACGCCCGCGTCGGCCGGGTCCGACGGTTCTTCAAATACTGCGTCGGCTACGAACTGGCTCCATCTTCCGTCCTCGAACGGCTAGGAGCCGTCGAACCGCTAATGCGCGGGCGGGGGGGCCGAGAAGTCGCCCCGCGCAAGCCAGTCTCGTGGGAGGACGTCGAAGCGACGCTGCCGCATTTGAATCGGGTGGTATCGGCTATGGTGCTGTTCGGCTGGCACACCGGGGCCAGGCCAGGGGAGATCGTCGGCCTCACGACGGGAGCCATCGAGGCGGCCGGAGAGGTCTGGACCGCCCGCCTGGCTCGGCACAAGAACGAGTGGCGGGGCCTGGAGCGGGAGATCCTCATTGGCAAGGCTGCTCAGCTGGTGCTGGATCCCTGGCTCAGGCCCGACGCTCCCGACGCGGCGATTTTCTCGCCACTCCTAGCCGACGATCGCCAACCCAAGAGGAAGGGACCGCGACGTCCCGGGAAGGTCTACTCCCGCGCTGCATTCAGCCAGGCTGTGAGGAGAGGTTGCGAAAGGGCCGGCGTGCCGCTGTGGTCGCCGAACCAGCTTCGCCATGCGGCGGCGACTCGGCTCCGAGACGCCCACGGCATCGAGGTCGCCCAGGTCGTCCTGGGCCATGCTCGGCCCGACACGACGCTGATCTACACGAGCCTCGCAAAGGCCCGGGCCGTCGAGGCGATCCGCACTCAACCTTGAACACTCGTCCCCCTGAACGTATGATCCGAAAGTCCGCCTGGCCCGCGGATTTGCGGGCGGATCGTCCGGGGGATGTGCTCTCCCCACGGAAGGTCCGCCCGCTCTTTTGAGAGCACCCCTCCGATGGACGAGCGTCCGCCCTGGTACACCGGCGACCGTATCCTCGAAGCCGCTCACGAACTTGAAAGCGAGTTCGAGCAGGTCATCGAGTCTTTCCGATCGAGCCGTCCTGTCTCGCCTGCTCGGTGGGAACAGATCCAGGCGCTGGGCGAAGACTTGCACCGCCGCGGCGTTGCGGCCTATGCCTCCTTGGACCTTCAGTCCCTCGCCCTGCTTGCCGTCGTCGACCCGACCAAGCCGCCGGAGCCGGCACCCGCATACGATGCCTTCGTCCGCGCCCGGATGGCGATAGTCCGGTTAATCAACGCCCACATCGCCGCCGACGACGGCTCGACTCTTCCTGGACTCGAGGCTTCGAGCGAATGGGAGATCGAGGTCATCGAGTCGGATTACACGTGCTCGGACGAGGACGTCCCCTGTACGATCGCCGACCTGGTCGCTGCAGGCTACCGCAAGTTGACCGTCAGGCAACTAGCCGACATGACGGGGGTCGGAGCCTGCCCCTTTAAGGAGATGGTGCCTCGCGCCGTTCGGGCTGGGGAGATGAAGGGTTGGCGTTGGCGACTCCTCGGCGGCGGACGAGGCCAGATGCTCTACATCCGCCTCGCCTCCACATCGCGACGGCCTGTGGAATCTGTGGACTCCACAAGCCTTCTTGTGGAGTCCTGATCCCTCGTTTGTGGGGAGAACGGCCCCGAAACGGGGTCGTCTTGTGGAATCCGTAGGCACTTGTGGGCAACCCGAATTCCACAAGACTCTCGCCCCTTCCAATCCCACCTGCGTCCCGTATGAATGCCATAGGTTCATTCACTATCAGTGAACTTATGAGGGACGCCCGATGGTATCCGACAAGCTGCTCAACCCTGGCCAGGTCGGCCGCGAACTAGCCCCGATGTTCGGCAAGGCCGTGGGTTCGTGGACGATCACGCGCTGGGTCGTCGAGGGGGTGGCGTTGCGCGACGGCGGTCGGCTCAAGCTGAAGGCGATCCGACTCCCGGCCGGCTATCGCATCAGCATGGCCGACGTGGAATCGTTCATCGCCGAGCTGACCCGCGACCGGACGGGCGAACGCCCTGCCCTGGATGCGAAAGGACGCGCCGCCCGCGCCGATGCGGAGCTGGAGCAGTCGGGATGGTGACCCCGGCCTCTCGGATCGCGACCGCGAAGTCCCCCGTACTTTGCACGCGGTCCAGGCCGATCTGAGAGAGAGCACATCCTGATGGGTACGGCGACATGGGATATCGAGGTGACGGCGCCGACGCGCGACTTCGACCGGGTCGAGGCGGCGAAGGCGATGCGGGCGATCTGGCTTCCGGGCGAGGTCTACGCACTGCAGGGGCTGCCGTCGGGCCGATGGGAGACGTCGAGCCTGGACCGGGTCGACGAGGCCCTCGGCCTGGTCGGTCTCCTCGCCGGCGGCAAGGGGGTCTACACGACCATCAACCCACTGCGTCGCGGCTTCGCCCGGGGCGACAAGAACGGGTTCAATAACGGCGACTTCGAGCGTCGGGTCTGGTTCTTCGTGGACGTCGACTCGACGCGGCCGAAGGGTTCGAACGCGACTGACGCCGAGCACGCGGCCGCGCTGGAGAAGGCGGCGGCGATCGTGGAGTACACGGTCGGGAAGGGCTGGCCGGCCCCCCTCATGATCGACTCGGGCAACGGCGGCCACCTGTACTACCGGGTCGACCTGCCGAACGACAAGCTCTCGCAGCAGCTTCTGTCGGCCGTCCTGAGGGCCTGGAAGGCGAGGTTCGACGACGCCGGGGCTACGGTCGACCGGTCCGTTCACGACGTCAAGCGGATCGCCAGGCTGCCGGGGACGTGGTCGAGGAAGGGTCCGGCCTCGCCGGACCGTCCCCACCGCCGGACCCGACTGCTGGCGGTTCCGGACGTCGAGATCCTGAGCGTCGATCTGCTGAAGGCCGAGATCGAAATCTCGGCTCCGATGACGATCGTCCCGCCGCCTCCCTCGCCCAACGGGTGGGAGATCAAGGTCAGGCAACCCGGCGCGGGCGGCTATGCAAACGCTGCGCTGGAGGACGAGGTCCGGAAGCTCCTGGCGACGACGGACGGGAGGAACGCCCAGCTTTACGAGGCGGCCTTGAAGCTCGGCGGCTACGTGGCGTCGGGCGAGCTGCCGGAACTGGAGGTCGTCGGCCGGCTGGCGGAGGCCGGGCGAACGATCGGGCTGGGGACGGACGGCGACCCGCACGAGGTCGAGCGGGCGATCGCCAACGGGATGGAGGTGGGGAAAGGCAGGCCGAAGGTCGCTCCAGCGCCGAAGAACGGGGAGTCATCGATGAATGGGGCGGTCTCGGCGAACGGGAAGGTGGCCGAGGAGCCGGCCCTCCCGGCTCGGATCGTGGACATCATCGGCGACGTCGAACTCCGGAAGGTGTCCTGGCTCTGGCCGGGCCTCATCCCGAAGAACAAGCTCACGACGATCGCCGGGGCCGGCGGCCTGGGGAAGTCGTTCGTCTGCTGCGACCTGGCCGCTAGGGTGTCCACGGGCGGGGAGATCCCCGGCGGCGGCGGGGAATGCTTCGAGGTCGGGAACGTCCTGATCATCAACTGCGAGGACGACCCCGAGGACACGACGGGCCCCCGCCTGTTCGAGGCCGGGGCCGACATGAGGAGGATCGGCATCCTCAAGAGCGTGGCGTTGAATCAGTTCACGCTGGCCGAAGTGGGGTTGATGCGCCGGGCCGTGGCGGAGATGGGGAGCGTCTCCCTCATCATCATCGACCCAGCGACGGCCTTCGTCGGGAAAGGGGTCGACGACCACAAGAACGCCCAGCTGCAGGGCCTGCTGGCCCCGCTCCGCATCGCGGCCTGGGAGCTGGGGGCGGCGATCGTCCTGGTGACCCACATCAACAAGTCCGGCGGCAACAACGTCGAGGCGGCGACGCGGATCGTCGGCGGCGTGGCCTGGGTCAACGCCGTCCGCTCCGCCATCATCTTCGCCAAGGACCCCGACGACCCCTCGCGCCGCCTGATGCTACCGACCAAGAGCAACAACGGTCCCGAGAAGAAGGGGCTGGTCTACCGCGTCGTCCCGACCGACGCCCTCGCCGTCATCGAATGGGAAGGCGAGACCGACACCACGCCCGACGACGCTATAGCGCGGACGAAGAAGCCTGGCCCCAAGCCGGCCATGACCGACGACCAGGTCGAAGGCGTCTTCAGGCGACTTTTCGAGGGGCGAACCGAGGTCGCCAGCAAAGAGGCGGTCGCGTTCTGCAAGGAGCATGGCGTCTCCTATGAGGTCGCCAGGGATGCACGCAAGCGGCTTGGGATCGGTGCCAAGCAACGCAGCGAGGGCTGGGTCTGGATCGCACCCTACGGATTCCTGGCGAGCACGCCGCCCTCATAACTCCCCAACTGACCCATCTGCCCAACTGACCACCTAAGTCCTTGTGTGACAACACATATGCCAGATGGCGAATCAGATCAAGGATATCCCCATCTGAGGGAGAATTCCCCATCTGGGGGGGGAGGCAGAAGGGGAGTTCCCCATCAGATGGGGAATTACAACAACTAATTAGCCATCTCGTATATGTGTTGCTGTAAAAAGACTTAGGTGAGCAGTTGGGCAGATGGGTCAGTTGGGGAGTTGATTTCTTCGCACGCGCGTGCGAAGCGAGTCCTGTAACGAGAGAGCATCATCATGATCCAGTCAGACCAGGACGGGGCATTCGTCAACGCCCTGTACGATCAGCTGGCCAGGGATTGCCTGGCCGTCGCGGCGAGCGAGGAGGGCCGCGTCCCGAGGTTGACCATCACGGTCGGCCCCCACGTCGAGCACGGGACTGTCAAGGGAGCCCGGCTCACGATCCAATCGTTCGGCAGCGTCTTTGAGGTCGACATCGCCCCAGGCACGCCCGTCACGCAGATCGAGCGGAAGCTGCGACGCTGCGCCGAACAACCGGCGACCTGACCTCTCCGGCCTGGTCGCCCCCGCCATCCCGCGCCGCCCCATGGGTGCACGCCCGCCGGCCGCATGCACCTATGGGGGCCAAATATGTTGACGCCGACCGCACTCTGACCCCCCACGTTCCCACCCCGCGGAAAACCGGAGTTTGAACTTCGGATTTTCCCCTCGGCTGTCATCTCGCCGATTCACATCGTTTCGCATCGCTCGACATCACTTGATATCTCGTCATATCATTGTGCTCATGTCGTGTTTAATAAAATCCCAAATTCCGATCATATTTACGATTGCCTGCGCTGTGCGAAGGCGCTATCATGGCTTTCATGGAATCGACGGACGTACAGTTGCGGCGAGGGTCTGCGTTTCCCCGGCTGGGCCCAGGAGACGCGGCGCGGCTGCGTGACCTGCTCATGGTCCGCCTGCGTCGTCGCGGGGCGAACCTGGCGACGATCGCGGCTGTGCTGGGGTCGTCGCCGGCGACGATGCACCGCCGGTTGAAGGCCCTGCCGGACGACGCCCGGCGCGAGCTGGAGGCGGCCGACCTGGGCGGGCTGCTCTGAGGGGGACGACGCGATGCTGATCCGATTGAGCCGCGACCACGCGATCTGGACCGGGCGGGTCCTGAAGCGGGGGAACGTGGTCGACATGCCCGACGAGGACGCCTACCTCGCGTTCGCGACGGGCGATCCGCCGGGCCTGCCGTTCGCTCGCGTTCGGTGGGTCGGCCGCGTCGACAGCGTCGTCGAGGCCTGCGAGCTTGCCGACGTCCGCGGCGAGGAGGACGGCCGGTTCCTGTACCGGGCGCGGGTGGCGGCCCTCCGCGCGTACGACGTCGGCGCTTCCCGGCTGGACGGGGGCGTCCTCATCGGCCAGGTGCGGCCGAAGGCCGTCTTCGAAGTCCGATCCGACCTGGCCGTCGAGCTGGTGGCCGCCGGGGTCTGCCGCTACGTCGACCCCGTCGCCGAGAGGATCGAGCCCGCGCCTCCCCCCTACAGGATCCCCGCCCGGCCCGCACGCTGACGGGGTGAGTCTTTCCCAAGGAACCTCAGGAAAACGAGGAGCCGAATCGATGCCAGTGCTCAATCCCAGGACCGGCCGGGTCGTCAACGTCGACGGCTACTCGCTCGCGCGAGCGGTCGCGTCCGCCGCCGAGTGCAAGAACCGGCAGAACCTGCTCCCCTCCGGCCTGGAGGGCGACGTCCACGACCTGCTCCGCGATCTCGGGGACGGCCGGCGCGGCTTCCGCGCGCCGCTCTCGGCCTTCACGCCTCCCGACCGCAAGCTCCGCTCGCTGGACCTGACCTCGGGCGCGGGGGCCGTGCAGGTCAAGCTGGCGCCCGCCGACGACTTCGTCGACGTCCTGCGGCGCAAGAGCGTCTGCGGGCTCCTGGGCTGCGTCCTGGGCGGGCTGGTCGACGAGAACGGCGTCCCGATGGCGGTCCCGCTGCTGGGGGCGGGGTCGTCGGCCGGCTGGATCGCAGACGGCCAGGCGGCTCCGCCGTCGACGCCCACGATCGCCGGCGACCCGGGCATCGTCACGACGATTGCGGCGAGGGTGAACGTGACACGACGCATGCTGAAGATGGCCGGGCCGTCGCTGGAGGACTTCCTGACCGGCGAGATGACCCGGTCCGTGTCGAGCGAGCTGGACCGCGCCGTCCTGGCGGGCGACGGGAACGACGGCGAGCCGACCGGCCTGCTGAACGTCGTCGGGGTGCCCGTCCAGGCGATCGCTGCGAACGGCGGCGCGCCGACCCGGGCCGTGTTGATCGACGCCGAAAAGACGGTCGGCCTGGCCAACGGCGACGCTTCGGCCTCGGCCTCGATGGGCTGGGTTGGCTCGCCGAAGGTCCGGGCCAAGCTGCGGGGGACCGACGGCTCGACGGGCTCCGCCGGCGCGTGGCTGTGGAACGACTCCGACCGGGTCCTCGGCAAGGCGGCCTTCGCCACGACGAGCATGCCCGACGACCTGACGAAGGGGTCCGGGACGAACCTCTCGGCCCTGGCGTTCGGCGACTGGTCCACGGTCTCGGTCGGTATGCCCGAGACGGCCCAGGTGATCATCGACCCGATCGGCCTGGGGATGACGGGCGGAGTCCGGATGACCGTGTTCCTCGACGTCCGCGTGTCGTTCCGCCGGCCGACGGCGTTCGTGCTGATCAAGGACGTCGCGACGGCCTGACGCGGGGATGGGGGCGAAGCGGCCGAGATTCCGTCGAGGAGAGGGGGGAAGTCATGCTAGGTCAGATCAGGTCGATGCCGACGAAGGAGGGCCTGCGGGTCCGCACCTCGGTCGGCGGCCGTCGGGTGGTGGGCTACGCGAGCGTCTTCGACTCGTGGGCGACCCTGGCGCGGAGCGAGACGATCGTCTACCGGGAGATCATCCGGCCGGGGGCGTTCCGCGACGCCCTGGCCGAGCGGCAGAACGTCGTGGCGTTGTTCAACCACGACGTCAACCAGGTCCTCGGCCGCTCGTCGGCCGGGACGCTCGCACTGCGGGAGGACGCGAAGGGCCTGCACGTGGAGATCGACCCGCCCGACACGAACCTCGGTCGCGACGTCGTCCACCTGGTCGAGCGCGGCGACCTGGCCGGGATGTCGTTCGCGTTCCGGCCTCGCAAGGGGGGCTCGGAGCGGCGGACGCGTCGGGTCGGCGACCTGACGTTCGTCGAGGACGAGGTCCGGGCCGTCGACCTGTTCGACGTCTCGGTCGTGACCAATCCGGCCTACCCGGACACCACCGTCGCCCTGCGAAGCCGCGGCATGGTGACGCAACTCGAACAGGCGAGGATCCGCCTGGCCCGGGTCTACGACCAACTCGACGCGCTGGAGATGAAGGCCCTGGATTACCAGCGGCGCCAGCGGAGCCGCACGTCGGCCGGCATCGGGTGGCGGTCGTGAGTCGGCACGCGCCGGCCTGCGGAAGGTGCGGGGCCGTCCTCGCCGAGGCCGGGGCCGTCGTGACG
The nucleotide sequence above comes from Paludisphaera rhizosphaerae. Encoded proteins:
- a CDS encoding AAA family ATPase, encoding MGTATWDIEVTAPTRDFDRVEAAKAMRAIWLPGEVYALQGLPSGRWETSSLDRVDEALGLVGLLAGGKGVYTTINPLRRGFARGDKNGFNNGDFERRVWFFVDVDSTRPKGSNATDAEHAAALEKAAAIVEYTVGKGWPAPLMIDSGNGGHLYYRVDLPNDKLSQQLLSAVLRAWKARFDDAGATVDRSVHDVKRIARLPGTWSRKGPASPDRPHRRTRLLAVPDVEILSVDLLKAEIEISAPMTIVPPPPSPNGWEIKVRQPGAGGYANAALEDEVRKLLATTDGRNAQLYEAALKLGGYVASGELPELEVVGRLAEAGRTIGLGTDGDPHEVERAIANGMEVGKGRPKVAPAPKNGESSMNGAVSANGKVAEEPALPARIVDIIGDVELRKVSWLWPGLIPKNKLTTIAGAGGLGKSFVCCDLAARVSTGGEIPGGGGECFEVGNVLIINCEDDPEDTTGPRLFEAGADMRRIGILKSVALNQFTLAEVGLMRRAVAEMGSVSLIIIDPATAFVGKGVDDHKNAQLQGLLAPLRIAAWELGAAIVLVTHINKSGGNNVEAATRIVGGVAWVNAVRSAIIFAKDPDDPSRRLMLPTKSNNGPEKKGLVYRVVPTDALAVIEWEGETDTTPDDAIARTKKPGPKPAMTDDQVEGVFRRLFEGRTEVASKEAVAFCKEHGVSYEVARDARKRLGIGAKQRSEGWVWIAPYGFLASTPPS
- a CDS encoding phage major capsid protein, giving the protein MPVLNPRTGRVVNVDGYSLARAVASAAECKNRQNLLPSGLEGDVHDLLRDLGDGRRGFRAPLSAFTPPDRKLRSLDLTSGAGAVQVKLAPADDFVDVLRRKSVCGLLGCVLGGLVDENGVPMAVPLLGAGSSAGWIADGQAAPPSTPTIAGDPGIVTTIAARVNVTRRMLKMAGPSLEDFLTGEMTRSVSSELDRAVLAGDGNDGEPTGLLNVVGVPVQAIAANGGAPTRAVLIDAEKTVGLANGDASASASMGWVGSPKVRAKLRGTDGSTGSAGAWLWNDSDRVLGKAAFATTSMPDDLTKGSGTNLSALAFGDWSTVSVGMPETAQVIIDPIGLGMTGGVRMTVFLDVRVSFRRPTAFVLIKDVATA
- a CDS encoding HK97 family phage prohead protease, whose protein sequence is MLGQIRSMPTKEGLRVRTSVGGRRVVGYASVFDSWATLARSETIVYREIIRPGAFRDALAERQNVVALFNHDVNQVLGRSSAGTLALREDAKGLHVEIDPPDTNLGRDVVHLVERGDLAGMSFAFRPRKGGSERRTRRVGDLTFVEDEVRAVDLFDVSVVTNPAYPDTTVALRSRGMVTQLEQARIRLARVYDQLDALEMKALDYQRRQRSRTSAGIGWRS
- a CDS encoding tyrosine-type recombinase/integrase → MPRLAVKFPKYCRHSTGSACVYVSGKVVYLGEHGSAESKARYREFIAKLAREREAEAAAPPTPAGTTYAPPALTLAEGLVHYKRHCEGYYNSRELHNLREALKPLREWFGTAPLIDFGPMQLRKVRDSWIKKGLSRHTINARVGRVRRFFKYCVGYELAPSSVLERLGAVEPLMRGRGGREVAPRKPVSWEDVEATLPHLNRVVSAMVLFGWHTGARPGEIVGLTTGAIEAAGEVWTARLARHKNEWRGLEREILIGKAAQLVLDPWLRPDAPDAAIFSPLLADDRQPKRKGPRRPGKVYSRAAFSQAVRRGCERAGVPLWSPNQLRHAAATRLRDAHGIEVAQVVLGHARPDTTLIYTSLAKARAVEAIRTQP
- a CDS encoding DUF2612 domain-containing protein, which codes for MLIRLSRDHAIWTGRVLKRGNVVDMPDEDAYLAFATGDPPGLPFARVRWVGRVDSVVEACELADVRGEEDGRFLYRARVAALRAYDVGASRLDGGVLIGQVRPKAVFEVRSDLAVELVAAGVCRYVDPVAERIEPAPPPYRIPARPAR